The Herbiconiux sp. A18JL235 region CGATCGGCATCTTCCACGCCTTCCTCGACGACGCATCGGTCGGCCTCTACGGCTACGAGGCGGCCGGGCTCGGCGTCGACACCGAGAAGCACGCGGCAACCATCACCAAGGGCCGCCCCGGTGTGCTGCACGGCTCGCGGAGCATCATGCTGCAGGACGACGACGGGCAGACCCTCGACTCGCACTCGATCTCGGCCGGGCTCGACTACCCGGGCGTGGGTCCTGAGCACGCCTGGCTCGCCTCCATCGGTCGCGCCAGCTACCGACCGGTCACCGACGACGCCGCGATGCAGGCGTTCCGCCTGCTCTGCACCACCGAGGGCATCATCCCCGCCATCGAGTCGTCGCACGCCCTGGCCGGAACGATCGAGCTCGGTCGCGAGCTCGGCCCCGACGCCACCATCCTGGTGTCGCTCTCGGGCCGCGGCGACAAAGACGTCGAGACCGCCGGGCGCTACTTCGACGTGCTCGACGAGAACGGAGACGCGAAGGTATGAGCGACACCGCAGCCGCCTCCGCCTCCGCGCCGTCGTCGACGCCCGAGTCGTCGACCCCCGTGTCGCCGGTGGCCTCGACCATCGCCCGGGCGAACTCCGAGCGCGCCGGTGCCTTCGTGGGCTACCTCCCCGTGGGCTACCCCTCGCTCGACGAGAGCATCGACGCCGCGGTCGCGCTGGTCGAGAACGGCGTCGACGTGCTCGAGCTCGGGCTGCCGTACTCCGACCCGGTGATGGACGGTCCGGTCATCCAGGCCGCCACCGTCGAGGCGCTTGAGAAGGGAGTGCGACTGCGCGACGCCTTCACGGCCGTCGAGCGCATCCGTTCTCGCGTCGACGCACCCGTGCTCCTCATGACCTACTGGAACCCGGTGCTGCAGTACGGCGTCGACCGCTTCGCCGACGACCTGGTCTCGGCCGGGGGAGCCGGTCTCATCACGCCCGACCTCACCGTCGACTCCGGTGCCGATTGGCTCGCCTCGAGCGACCGCACCGGCCTCGACCGGGTGTTCCTCGCCGCCCCCACCTCGAGCGACGAGCGCCTGCGCCTGGCCGTCGAGAACAGCCGGGGCTTCGTCTACACCGTCTCGACCATGGGCATCACGGGAGCGCGCGCCGACCTCGACGCCGCCGCCCGCAAGCTCGTCGACCGGCTCCGGGCCCAGGGCGGCGACAGCCTCGCCGTGGGGATCGGCATCTCGACAGCCGATCAGATCAGCGAGATCCTGGGTTACGCCGACGGAGCCATCGTCGGCTCCGCGCTCGTCAAGGCCCTCGCCGACGGGGGAGTCCCCGCCGTCGGCAGGCTCGCCGCCGAACTCGCCGAAGGCACCCGACGGTAGCGGCGCCGCACCACCCGCACGCCGCCCCCTCGAACAGGGGGCGGACGGCATCCCGAGCGCGCTGAGGTAGAATCGACCGGCGCTCCGTTCACCACACGCGGTCCACAGACGCCGGTGGGCACCTAGACATCCCCTTGGGCCATCGTCGTCCCAGTTCCCTAAGAAATTCACGTAGAGGACGGTTCTGCATGGCCGAACAGCCCACCCCGAACAGCCCGAGCTTCAGCTTCAGCACTCTTCCCGCCGCCCAGGGCCTGTACGACCCGCGCACGGAGAAAGACGCCTGCGGCCTGGCCATGGTGGCGACCCTGCGCGGCACCGCCGGCCACGACATCATCGACACGGCCCTCGGCGCCCTGCGCAACCTCGAGCACCGTGGCGCGATCGGCTCCGACGCGGGCACCGGCGACGGGGCCGGCATCCTCACCCAGATCCCCGACGCGTTCCTGCGCGCCGTCGCACCCGTCGAGCTGCCGCCCGTGGGCCGGTACGCCGTGGGGAACGCCTTCCTCCCGCTCGACGCGGCCGAGCGCGAGGCCGTGCAGCAGCGCATCCACGATCTCGCCGTCGAAGAAGACCTCACCGTGCTCGGCTGGCGCGAGGTGCCCGTGCGCCCCGACGAGCTCGGTCGTCTCGCCCGCGACGCCATGCCCGCCATCTGGCAGCTCTACGTGCAGTCGACCCGCACCACCGAGTCGGGGGCCACGCTCTCCGGCCTCGCACTCGACCGTCAGGCGTTCCGGTTGCGCAAGCGCGCCGAGCTGCAGCACGAGGTGTACTTCATGTCGCTGTCGTGCCGCACCATCACCTACAAGGGCATGGTCACGACGCTGCAGCTCGAGCCGTTCTATCCCGACCTCTCCGACGAGCGCTTCGCCTCGAAGCTCGCGCTCGTGCACTCGCGGTACTCGACCAACACCTTCCCGTCGTGGCCGCTCGCGCAGCCGCTGCGCATGATGGCGCACAACGGCGAGATCAACACCGTGCAGGGCAATCGCAACTGGATGCGGGCCCGGCAGTCGCAGCTCGAGTCGGAACTGCTCGGCGACCTGTCGCCCCTCTACCCCATCGTGACGCCCGGTCTCAGCGACTCCGGCTCGTTCGACGAGGTGGTGGAGCTGCTCACGCTCGCCGGCCGCTCGCTGCCGCACGCCATCATGATGATGGTGCCGGAGGCCTGGGAGAACCAGAGCGACTTCGAAGAGGCGCGCCGCGCCTTCTACGAGTACCACTCCATGCTCATGGAGCCGTGGGACGGGCCTGCCGCCCTCATCTTCACCGACGGCACGCTCGTCGGCGCCACGCTCGACCGGAACGGTCTTCGCCCCGGGCGGTACCTCATCACCGACGACGGCCTCGTCGTGCTCGCCAGCGAGATCGGCGTGAGCCCCGACATCGACCCGTCGAAGGTCGTGCGCAAGGGCCGGTTGCGCCCCGGCAAGATGTTCCTCGTCGACACGGCGGCCGGCCGGCTGATCGAAGACGACGAGATCAAGGCCGAGCTCGCCTCGGCCGAGCCCTACGCCGCCTGGCTCGACGAGGGGCGCATCAACCTGCGCGACCTGCCCGAGCGCGAGCACATCGTGCACACGCCCGCCTCGGTCACCCG contains the following coding sequences:
- the trpA gene encoding tryptophan synthase subunit alpha; the protein is MSDTAAASASAPSSTPESSTPVSPVASTIARANSERAGAFVGYLPVGYPSLDESIDAAVALVENGVDVLELGLPYSDPVMDGPVIQAATVEALEKGVRLRDAFTAVERIRSRVDAPVLLMTYWNPVLQYGVDRFADDLVSAGGAGLITPDLTVDSGADWLASSDRTGLDRVFLAAPTSSDERLRLAVENSRGFVYTVSTMGITGARADLDAAARKLVDRLRAQGGDSLAVGIGISTADQISEILGYADGAIVGSALVKALADGGVPAVGRLAAELAEGTRR